GATCGAGTTCCGCGTCGACAAGCACTCGAACCTGCACTTCATCATCGGCAAGGTCTCCTTCTCCGATGAGCAGCTGGTCGAGAACTACGGCGCGGCCCTGGACGAGATCCTTCGTCTGAAGCCGTCCGCCGCGAAGGGCCGCTACATCAAGAAGGCCGCCCTGAGCACCACGATGGGTCCCGGCATCCAGCTGGACTCGAACCGCACCCGGAACCTCCTCGTCGAGGAAGACCCGGCTGCTGTCTGAGCCTGACGGCTCACTGAGTGGCTGAACGGGCCCCTCGCCCCCTTCACGGGGCGGCGAGGGGCCCGTTTCCGTGTTTCGGGCCACAGGCGGGTCGTCACGGGCGCAATGGAGGCGAGATCCCGCGGAGGGGGAACGTAGGGTCGCCTTGAATTCGACGCACGATCATGGGGGAGAACCAGATGCACAAGGCTGTCCGGACCCGGGCCGGTATCGCGGTGGCGGGTACCGCACTGCTCGTGGGCGGCCTCACGGCCTGCGGTGGCGCGAAGGCCGACGCGGGCGGCGGCAAGGCCGAGGGGGGCCGCGGGGGCGACGCCAAGGCGCACTCTCCCGTGGAGGCGGTGAAGGCGTCGTACCTGAAGACGGTGGCCGCCAAGTTCGCCAAGGCGGAGCTGTCCACGGTCGGGCAGGACGGCAAGACCAGCGGTCAGTCCGGCACGAAGGGCTGGTACCCGGCCGGCCACGACGTGATCCTGAAGGGCGAGGAGCCCGAGTCCCGGTCGATCATGATGGGGGACATCGTCTACACCCAGACGGACAAGCCCGTGAACGGCAAGCCCTGGATGAGGATGAACCTGGCCAAGGACGGGAAGCCGGGGATCCGGCTGAACGAGGACCCGGCCGAGTACCTCGCGATGCTGCTGGGCCAGGAGAAGCTCAAGCACGTCGGCGCCGAAAAGACCGACGGCATCGACGCGCAGCACTACAAGGGCAGCCTCACCAACGAGGACCTGCTCAAGGCGGACGAGTCCACCAAGGCCATGGACGAGAAGAACCGTCAGTACCTGCGCGAGGCCCTGAAGCACGTCAAGACCTTCGAGGTCGACCTGTGGATCGGCAAGGACGGCTACCCCGTCCGCGTCGACAGTGTGAGCACGGACGGCAAGGGCACCTCGAAGACGACGGCGAAGTTCTCCGACTTCGGCAGCGTCCCCGCCGTCCAGCCGCCGCCGGCCGACCAGGTCATCGCCTTCGAGAACGTCCTGAAGGGCGTCGACGAGTCCCTCGCGGAGACCGACCAGAAGCTGAAGGACGCCGACGACGACCTGAAGGAGGCCGACAAGACGCTGCGGGACGCCGGACTGGGCGGTCTCGGCGGCTCCTGAGACGGCTGGCCGGAGGCGATTTGCCTCGACTGGACCCCTTCACGTACGCTTCCCCAGAAGCCAAAGACCGCTGGTCGTTGCCGTGCCCGCAAGGGTGCGGCGGCCGAAGGATCCGCTGAGCGCGGACGTCCTGCGCAGGTGTTCGTGGAAAAGCTCCCGGAGTGATCCGGTCGAGCTTCAGCCCCGTGCGCTTGCGCCGGGGCGTTTCGTTTTGTTCAGCCCCTTCTGAGCGGTCCTCATCACCCGGAAGGAGGCCGACGCACTATGCCGACGCCCAACAAGGCTGCCGCGGTAGCCGAGCTCAAGGACGCGTTCCAGAGCTCGAACGCCGCCGTGCTGACCGAGTACCGGGGTCTCACCGTCGCGCAGCTCAAGACGCTGCGTCGCTCTCTCGGTGAGAACGCCCAGTACGCCGTGGTGAAGAACACGCTGACCAAGATTGCGGCCAACCAGGCCGGGATCACCGCGCTGGACGAGCACTTCGCTGGTCCGACCGCGGTCGCCTTCATCACCGGTGACCCGGTGGAGTCGGCGAAGAGCCTGCGTGACTTCGCCAAGGACAACCCGAACCTCATCATCAAGGCGGGTGTCCTTGATGGCAAGGCGCTCACCGCCGATGAGATCAAGAAGCTTGCGGACCTCGAGTCCCGCGAGGTTCTGCTCAGCAAGCTGGCCGGCGCGTTCAAGGGCAAGCAGTCTCAGGCTGCCTCGCTCTTCCAGGCGCTGCCGTCGAAGTTCGTCCGCACCGCGGAAGCGCTTCGCGTCAAGCTCGCCGAGCAGGGC
Above is a genomic segment from Streptomyces sp. NBC_01233 containing:
- the rplJ gene encoding 50S ribosomal protein L10, translating into MPTPNKAAAVAELKDAFQSSNAAVLTEYRGLTVAQLKTLRRSLGENAQYAVVKNTLTKIAANQAGITALDEHFAGPTAVAFITGDPVESAKSLRDFAKDNPNLIIKAGVLDGKALTADEIKKLADLESREVLLSKLAGAFKGKQSQAASLFQALPSKFVRTAEALRVKLAEQGGAE